The following DNA comes from bacterium.
GACTCCGGCTGCCTTCACCATGGGATGGCTGTAAAGCACCTCCTCCACATGCCTGGCAAAAACCGAATAACCCTTGTACTTGATCAGGTCTCTCTTGCGGTCAAAAAAGCGAAAATATCCTTCCTGGTCCATGCTTACTAGGTCCCCGGTGCGAAGCCACCTGCGCCCCTCCAGTTGGACAAAAGGTAACTGATCACAGGTTATGTGAGGAGATATGTCAATGCTGAGGTATCCAGGCCAGATTGGGGGGCTGGCCTGCAAA
Coding sequences within:
- a CDS encoding AMP-dependent synthetase translates to LQASPPIWPGYLSIDISPHITCDQLPFVQLEGRRWLRTGDLVSMDQEGYFRFFDRKRDLIKYKGYSVFARHVEEVLYSHPMVKAAGVVGVPDPKVGQIIKAYVVLQSEARGKISEEEIIDFCKQHLAHYKVPKIIEFRGELPKTDVGKVSRRELREEAEEH